The window TACAGAGCTTGATATGCCTAAATGCCCTAACCAGGTGTCTCATCAGCTACCTTGTATAACAAGAAACCTTTTCTCCATCTTTATACATTTATCATAATCATAAAAGTGTGTTTGATTACTAATTTGATTGATCATAGGCAAAATACATAGAAGAAATTCTCAGGGAAGTTTACTCGCATCCTGCGGTGGAAGGCATCATAATATTTGCTGGACCTGAGGTGTCTGGTTTTGACAAGCTGACACTCGCGGACAAGGACTTCAACATCACAGAGACGGGAGATGTAATTGACAAGTTGCTCAAGGAGTGGCACCAAAAAACTTCAGatattccaaatattttcaTGGTGGACCACGAGAACGAAGAGGAAGATGTGTCATTGTTGCATGGACTTTACAACGTGAACGTAAGTCATCCACAGATCAAGAACTTTTCCACCAGTTTGCGCTTGGAGGTAACTAAGGAGATGGGTCCGCGCCAGGTAGTTAGAGTTGTGATTAATGCTTAAAAGTGATAATTATATACAACATTgtcttgttacaaaaaaaaataacatatataacatTGGTCGTACTGAAATAGTACTTGAAACGTCAATTACAAAATCATAATGTCTTCTTCAGGAgtcattaaaaataatataactaatgCTGAAAGATTATACTAGTAAACTATCATTTCTAAAAACATTATAAAGGAAAATTTCAATATACAAAAACAGAGTTACCTAATCGGCTAATCCTGACCTGAACTTAACGTCTTGATTCCTTACACAACTTAAACTTCTTGTTCTCAAACTAActtatacacacacaaaaaagGTTTAACTATACAACTCATTTgaaaacacacaaacacacatgtGAAGGGAAGTGAAAAAGCGAAGAGACACATGGAGGACGGGAACACTGAAATCGGGAGCATAGGAATTATCAGTGATTGTAAAGAAAGGGACCAGAAGGTGTCACATCTAAAGTGTGTAGTTGGTCGAAGTGCGTGTTCTTGCACGTGAGCACATGTGTGAATTTGTTGAACCTTGcgtattattacatttttacgTGCACACGTGCTCACATGCATGCCTGATTTTGCTAGCTAGCTATTAGAATTCCTTAAAACTATTAATCAAAAATTCATTTTACTtctgttattattttcttacaatATTTAAACTTACATGACATGTGTGCCAAAACAGAGATGCACTTCCATAACATGAAATTTCTGTACTCACATTTTTCAAACTCTGAATTAACTCTCCATTATcgttttattaaaagaaaatatctgAACATTTGAATATGATAGTAAGATTATTAAGATTTTAGATATAGAAACCTTTTTCTGAAaaactttatataattattactcTTTTTCaaatcttaataaaaaaaaacactaatatCTCGCCATCCCACATATAGAAAGTGCCAAACATACACGAAAAGGAACACAAAAGATAAATAATGAACTTACTAGGATGTCTTTTTCGACAGGTAAGAATTAATTTAGCTAGTACGAAAAAGAATAAAATGGAAAACAAAATGTGAGGGCATAGCAATAGACCGCTCGGATCTTCTTTGTCACAACTTGTCTGCCGAAGTCGCTTTGACCAATGCACCATCTAATTAGTCTCACCAATACTATTAATTACCTACATAAATAGCCATTATAAACATTTAATATACGATTAGTGGCCATTTATCTCTTCTATGCTAGTTTTGGAGGATATGTCACGTGCAAACTTTCTATTAGTacgataattaaaataaaacaagcaTTAAAGTTTCAACTCTATATAGTTTGATATGCGTCGTTCGTTTATTTTTATGCAGCTGAAATGTATAAATAAGCAGGTTTGGTTTTATATATTTGGATCAAATGAGAAACGTCTGGCCACGAACGCTACATGTCATTCCCATGTTACATACTGGCATTGTAAGAAAAGAGTAACAAAGTATTCTACTATCGAGTTCACGTGTTGCGAACTTGAAAAGAACGCTCGAGTGTGCCTAAATAACGCCGACTTATCCATTAGCTTGTATACAAGTTACTTCGTCCACATAGTGAACTGATAACGACAAAACAAGAGCCAACATTATTAGACCAACCTAAGATTTGAAAATTAATAGGCACAAGAAGTAGGAGACGATGATAATAAGTTAAAATAAGATATACTCCGTACCTGTTGAAGATAGGACCAAAcaattgaataaaattaaacaatgaaATATAGAGGACATCACACATGGAGAGATATAGTCATATAGATGCATGTGTATAAATCAAGTCGATACTTCACCCACAGCTTCTGTCTAAATCTATCTCCACACAGCAGTTCAAACTCAAGAACCTAAAAAAAAGGAGTTGCTTTCTTTTATAAACACAATAAATAGAAGGAAAATGTTGGGTTCATCAGAATGGAGTAGTGGATGCGAGTCAGGATGGACTTTGTACTTAGACCATTCTGTTTCTTCTTTTCCAAGTTCTTCTTGTTTCCGAGACATTAATGGGTTTGAaaacagaagaagaagcaaagatTCTTGGAGTCAAAACTACGTGcatcaagaagaagatgaagaagaagatttgtCGATGATGTCAGATGCATCTTCTGGCCCAAGGAATGTTTGCGAGGAAGATTCTGTGAAAAAGTTAAACAGTGTTGGTCCCAAGAAACAGAACAAGagtgaaaagaaaagaagagattatgagaaaaTGAACTCGGTTCTTGATGATACTGCTAGTTCTCATGtaagtcttttattttcaaataaattcTGTAAAGCCAAACGATAACAGTCCATTAGTCATAACTATTTCTTTTAGAGTGCAAATAtcatttttgttctttttatttttgtagttgATTATTATATCCATAGCAACTGTAGAATTTACATCACATGGAGGTCCAGGACTAGTTTGGACATAGCAATGTTAAAACACAAAGACTTTTGAATGAGAGGGTATTGATTTTGTCGTTTGTACTGTTTACATTTCTTGTAGATGTTGCAGAAAAGTGTGGGTGGTAATAAGATAGAGCAAACCTTTCCAGAGAGTACATTGGATTATTCGCAAGGCTTCTCGGCAACTCACATTCAGGTTACTCCCTCTCTCTTTTCTGCTCTCAGTGAGATTCTGTTGAGTACACGTGACTTGTCTCAAGAGACTCACTATGTGTGTTTGTTTATCAACAAGTAGGACAAAGCAGCATTCCAAGAACAATATGGTTATTTGCAAATGGAAACAAGATACTAGATAACCAGTtaagtaaaatatatactattatatagatattaactactTGTTTACTCTTACTTTACCAAGTGTGTGTATATATTCAACTCTGACTTAAACGTCATTCTTAATTAGCAGGTGGTTTTTATTTATGAAGAGCAGCTATTTTAGACAATTTGGAAGCTTGTATGGATTCAAGTAAGAAATGAAGGGCTAAAGCAAAAAAAGTGTCATAGAAGAAACCAAAATGAAGAGATAGGACCAAAGAAGGTTCTCAAATCTCCAATAGttctgaatcttttttttttctgttttcttttttttgcaatttCGCCACAAACGAACTTTTCCTTTTTCTGTAGTTTCCCTTAGACCATCAGCATTGGTGAACCTCAGTTCTCGATTCCCAGTGCtcctattattattattttaatttcattttttcgtttcatttaaaaaaaattaatattggtCCAATTACGGGCTGCCACGTGGCGTGGGGCCCGCAGAACAGTAACGATACGGAGTCTTCCCAGTGACCTCACACGACGCAGATTCAACactattgaaatattttaatatattttttatcgaAAACTGTGTAAACTTTTGCTAAGACCCTTCAATGCTGATGCTCTTATGTACGTTACTCGTGGTTTACAACACTTCAATTGCAATTTTTCTGTCATAGTGTAGCAAAAACTTAACTGGCTATTAAGTTTTCTACCATGGGGTGCATTTTGTTAagttaaacaaacaaaaactttaacactttaatatataatatcactctaaatgtaaaagtataaatcttaatatcctactagattttgacccgcgcttaaaaagcgcgggtttatttttgaaattaaaaaattattttatataagagATAATGTATAGGTTTGAGTAAATTTATCCGAGTGCACTAAACCGTACCAAACTGggaaaaaactcaaaattaagctgaatttcataaataatcgagcatagaaaaaatagaaaccaaaGTAAGGACCAAATgagtacttaaaattttaaaatataaattatataacctattaaacataactaaaccattaaaaatttatactattaatagaattatatgtggtaatgatcacatttgaataatctatcatatattcatatggatttattgttagagcaattatataatagattatgagaaaataataaatgaattcatttaaattatgtaaaatatttatatagttagagaaatataagttaagaccaaataaatagttaagtctaatgaaatggtccaacaaccttgtttaagtagattttttaggagtgattcccttttaatagtatagatgtcgtcgtcagaaaaaaattaataacacgAGTTCACGTTGGATACAATATTTATGATTAACCAAACCTAATGGGCCTGATTGTATTATGGCCCATCTAAACGTGGCCCAATAtagaaaaatatcattaaagaagtaaacattttattacaaaacacagagagagagagagagaaagaaaaaaaaaacagaactgcCTGATGCGTAACAAACGATGCCACTGTCCGCATCAATATCATCGCCGTCTTCTCTCGCTCTTCTCTCAGCCCGATCACGATCGcctctctccttcttcatctccacTCCCAAAACCCTAATCATATCCAGAACCCCTGATCCTCCTTGCACTTCCCTTTTTGCTTCCCGGCGACCCCGCGACTTCATCAACGTATGTTCCTTCCTTGCTTTAGATTGTGTGCCTAACACGATTCAGTGTCTGAACTGTTTATGTGTTTCAACAGGGGAGGAGGGATGGTTTCGTAGACGGTGATCGGAGCTGGAACCGGAAGATCAGACCGGAGTATGGGATCGATGAGGATTACGAAGAGGACGaagacgaggaggaggaggaggaagaagaagaagatagaagCTTGGATCTTTTACTTCGGTTCGTCGAGAATGTCTTCAGAAAAGTTTCGAAGCGAGCAAGGAAAGCCGTCCGATCTGTTTTGCCTGTTTCCATCTCCACCAAGCTGGTAAAGTCTCGAACTTTCGATGATCACTCTAATCTGATTTAAGATCTCAGCAACTTCTCTGCATCTGCTGATTGTTTTGTTTCGATTTAGGTGGGCTTCTCAGTGAACGGCGTACTTATACTTGCATTTTTATGGATCTTGAAGGCCTTTCTCGAGGTAATAACTTTAGTCCTGGAGTTGATTGTTTTGTTTCGTTATACTTGATTGCTATATGTTCGTAATTGGATTCACTGACTATGGTAGAAGGCTGTATCTATAATAACTTTGAAAAGAGAGAGGATAGTGTTAATGAGTTCAGTTGTTGTAGTGAATCTATTTTTATGGCATATACAAACTCAATGATATAGAATAACTCAGATTAAACACCGCCtctctctgtttttattttactCACACATATATATCAGTATGGAAGAGGCTAGTAATGGATCTTCTTTCACATTTGAATCTCCCTTCTGTATTTAATTTGTAAAGTCTCTGGATTTTAGTTATCTTTATAGGTGTTTGGATCAGTCCTTTTGCATATTTTTCAGTGTTTTTATGTCTTCAAGagagacaattttttttttgtgtttcttaACGTAAAGTAGTGTTGTTAGCTTTTCATGTTGATTGggttttaatgtaatttttgtgGTGGAATACAGGTAGCTTGCACACTTGGGACTATTGTATTTACGAGCATTCTATTTATACGGGGACTTTGGGCTGGTGTAGCATACGTACAAGAAAGCCGCAACAACAGGATCAATGACCTTGCTGATGACCCACGTGCATGGAACGGGGTGCAGCCAGCTTCTTGATTATTTCACTTTATCAAGTTTAGTATCTGACTTTTGAGAGCCAAAATAGGTTTAGGCTCTTGGAAGACAATAAAAACCACAGATGATTTTAGAATCAGAAAGGAGTGAGTTACACTGGATATGATGTTCTTTGGCATTGTCTGATGATTTACTAAgtaaaaaaatgtaatgtttgTAGCATTCCTAATTtccaaatttactaaaattccCAAACACTGATGCTAGTCAGTAGTATGAAATTAGAATTACCTTGGTTCCCTTTTCATCTACAAACTATCAGTCTATTCTTCCACTTCTAAGAGAGCAAATTATACATGTGACTGTTTGCTACTTTGCCCTATCAACCTGATTATAACATTTCAGCCTAAAAGATAATAGTTAAAATTTGGACGACTTCGGTATCAATCATTAGAGACCGTAATGGTGTACTAGACTTAATAAGTCGTAAAAATACATCTCTTACAATATCGTTGATCGATTTGTGGTAGGAAGTTAGGAACTATCATTGTTCAATTAATTCTAACAAATGTCTGACTATATAAATGGGGTCTTATAAAATTTAGGAATTTTCTATCCATTTTATTACTTAAACcatattttgtattaaaaagAATAGAGATGCGTTCTTCTAAATGTATATTGATATATTTATCTACAAATTTCTGATCCAAATACTATTACTTAATTTCCTTTAATATCTACAAAATTCTGAAATactgtttaattttatttttaattgtgaCATTGGAAAATGcatttattattgatttatagcgtaatttttaaaataggatAATAACGTACGAATCATcactaaattaaatatattcaaatataatattaaaataatataacaacaaaacacaaatatccaatatttttaaaagttcaaaaataGTATGTAATTCTACTTTTGAAAATTATACAATTATCAttactaaataatttttcaaaagtttatgtatttttataaaattatatatttttaatcttaataccattagttttaaaatatctacaaaaTTATAAGGGGAATTTGTCAAATATGATTTTGATTGCAAAaatatacccaaacttgaatcaaatgcaaaaataaCTCAAAAGCCTTGTAAAATTACAACCAGCTCcttacgacaaaaaaaaaacagaatttgtttttacgaatataaccctatgaagtttgttgagtttttttaagtcttctaaTGTTATGAAATTCTTCTGGaagacaaaatatttttgatagaggaaaaattgaaatgatgtaattataaacagttgcaagtgatataaatcaaaatataataaaatgaaattgatttcaacatagatgaatgAAAGCAGTGAGTCATATGATATTTTTTGGCTTAGGGTTTGGCAatcttaacaattttttttagggTTAGAATTTGGaatcttaacatttttttttgaaaaactaaaattttaatctatatgtgtttagttttatgtatatcaaacaatttttaacttatatttaaGTTTAATGAATTATTTGTTTCTACTTAGTTAGTTATTTGAGTTTAGAGCCTTGTTCAAAAACGCGGCCTCTGCGGCCGGTTAATCGGCGAGAATGCGTGAGGCGGAGGACCACCGCTGCGAGTTGGTGTTAATCAGAGCATTGAtcggattttttttaaaaaatcatcgTTTTTGTATGTTTTAGGTTCCGAATCACATCTCTCTCTTAGATCTGTTCTATTGTGACTAAAATCATCAAGAATAATAAGATTAAACAATTGCACCCATATGTCAACAGTTGCAAGACTGTGATCATCATCAATCCCGTAAGGCATAAGGGGCTTGTCCTCCTGGATGAACTTGTCCAGTTTCATCGTTGTCAGGAAGAACATCATATTCTTCTGCCACATTTTGAAGCCTTTGCCATCAAACTGGTTTGGCATCAGTCCTTGAGTGAACACACTAGGGACAGCTGGAGGAGTTTGAACTGCCACCGGACCACTTGCAGTTGCTGAAACTGAACCCGTCTGATAAAGACCAGCACCGAATAAGCTACGGCGAGTGGTTTCATCAGCAGCATTTCCCGCAGGGAGGATAGTGCTTGTTGTTGCTTCAGTGGTTGACGCTGTGATATTTCCAGCGGTTGTCATTGTTGCATCAGTGGCTGCAACGTTGAGTAGAATTGTTGTGACATTGGTAGTGTCAATGGGAGTGTTGTTATCGTTTGTCATTTTTCTGTAGAGAAAACATGAAAAACGGATTAGTACTCCAttcaaaaaataacatattattttaaaaaaatcatcgtTTTTGTATGTTTTAGGTTCCGAATCACATATATCTCTTTGATCTGTTCTATTGTGACTAAAATCATCAAGAATAATAAGATTAAACAATGAAATCGCAATAGAAAATGAAGGGCTGACATTGCTCTGTAAAAACAATCGCAGAGATTTAGGTAGAAGACATGGATATATTAGTCTTTTCGTAgttcattaaacttaaaaattcaaaaaaaaatgagctTGCCTCACTCGAACATCGGCATGTCATGAGTTTGAAGGTGCACATAACCACTAGTCTGAATGTCATTAAACATTTTAgtacatatattaattatataagacCTAGACATATATAAAATCCATAAAATTACTTCCCGATTAATCCCCGCGTAATCTCCGATTAATGGATTTGGCGCTAGGCGCTACCCAACCGCACGCGTTACGCCTAGCGAGTTTTCGGACAAGGGTTTAAAGTATATTTAGGGTATAGACGACTCTGCATGAAGTCTTCTAGACGATTTACTGAAAGCATTCTTGTGTGTTTTATGttagaagactttcagagttaataatattaaaatgtttttatttccactaaaaatattttagttttccgctTAAACTCTGGAAAATGTCTCCTCGTgtttattaaagtttttttattcccgctaaaaatattttagtttcctgTTTAAACAtgaaagtaatttatttttgtcaaaaaaaatataaaactaaaaatcgAAATCTCAAAacccaagtttttttttaccacaaaaaaaaacattggtctcatatatatatattttttttgttactctctctctctctctctgacggctgttcttcttcttcccttgtCGTCTTCTCTTCTCCCTAAGACACAACAAGACATAgagacaaaagagagagagagaggaggcaAAGTTCGGACATgagaaaggaagaagaagagacgacggccggagagaagagagagagatctcgGCTTGGTCGGCAAAGGCGATAGCTTGGGACGGATACTCTGAGATTGAGGCTTCTTCTGTAAGATTAGACTCTAAAGGTATGTCTCTGACTCTCGATTTAGTTTCGTTTTTGGTGAGTTTTGATTCAGATTTGTTGAGTCCAAAGGAGGGAAGTTTGTGCTGAGGATTGAGGATACCGATTTGGAGATATCAAAGCGAAGCTGCTGTTCTTCTCGTGGCTTGGTCTTGATTGTGATGAAGGTCTTTACTTCTTCTTCATGTGCGAGTTTCTCTACATTGGTTGTGTAATGGAAATTTTGATTGAAATTGCAGGTCCTGGGGTTGGTGGAGACTTTGGTCCTTACAAGACAATCCGAAAGGAATGCTCTTTACTTTAGTATTAATTTTCTTACAAGACTCGGTGATGGATGTAAGGCAGTTCCTTCTTGATGCCCCAGAGACATGTTATTTCACTCACTACGAGTTGTTGTTCCTTCTTTACGTGAAATGTTTTTGACGGGGGCTTGTATTGTACTGCTGGTTTTCAGGTATCGTTCTGTGCCTGGGTATTCAATGTAATTGCAACCATGGTCTGCTGAATTAAAGGCGGAGGTGAGCTTGACACTatactattgttttttttatgaatcttCTAATGTTAACTGTTCTTATgaagttttgttttgatttggatGAAAGTTGAACTAATGCtggttttgaaaatattaatgatATAGGTGTGAAGATCTTTTTCCTTTCCACAATCTATGTGTTGATGGGCTGTCCACTTTCTTATGTTGTATGGTACAGGCCTCTCTACCGATCCATGAGATGATGCTCCTTTTAACTAGTTTTTATTTCGATGGTTTTATTACAATTGAATATTAAACAAGACTAAGAATGTGTTGGATGGTTTTGATGATGAAGTTGTGGAAGAAAAGGGTGGTAAAGATGGTGAGCTTTTGGCTGATGCGATCGAGTGATGCAGAGATGGACACAAAAATGGATatgcttgatggtgaagatgtGGTTGCCGATGATGatgatactccctccgtttcgtTATGTAAGCAGTTTTgccaaaaaatatttgtttcataatataagtTGTTCTCGGAAcccaaaacaataaatatacaatattccACTAAAAAACTTAAAGGCCTTGTCgttagttttcaattttttaaacacAACTTACAATGTCAGTCAACTAACATTTACTACTAGTTACCAAAAAATCTATTTCTAAATTCACTATAAATACCACCGTAAATGTTGTCTTACTccattagtttttctttttgatttacTTTCTTCGatctattttttcttcataaaaCTATGGatcaaaatgaagaaaaaagtcaaaaagaaaacaaaacagaaaatgttaaaaaaatcaacaaaacacAATCAAACCTCCAGATGTTCACTCGGCCATTTGACTTGAACAAGATGCATTATGATATTGGAGAGCTTCATCCCGACAAAGAAATTGAAGCTTAAATAAGCATATTACAAACTGTTCAAAAGTTTTACTTTGGCTccatcataaaattttgattttttagtttaaattagttatacaAAAATTTGGCTCCAAAATGTTGTAAAAAAGTTTTTAGAAAACTCAAACGTGTGATTgttgatattattttttattaattttattactaaCAATAATCTCTTTCTAATTAAATGTTGCAGACAAAATGAACGTGTGCAATAAATACAAAAAcgtttttattgttgttttagaAAAAGTTGAAGTTTCTTAATAGCCGTGCTTTTAAGCAAAACTACTTACATAgcgaaacggagggagtagttaccatcaaaaatatttttcttcacTAGTTTCCGCAGATCCGATCTTCTTTTTGTATAATCCTGCAATGATTGCTAATCAATTTTTTCTTACTTGGAATCCACATTATCCGATAAACAAATTTTCCTTAACTGACTTTACAATTATGTTCTTTCTGTACTTCAGCTACCATAGTCCCACTTACTACAGTTTACAATCATTTTGTCTAAGCCAAATTTTTATTAGTCAACAAGAAACATCTAATAATCAGAGAAAAATCAACttatatattctttatataaaccaatttatttcaaaatgtaTTTCAGTGATTAAAACTCTCAACTATTTTTCaatcaaaataaaatctttcaaattttttttattgttttaatacttCAACTTACAAACTAATAACGTGTGTCactttttgttaaataattataGACAGAGAGTGACAAATGTTAACACTTTGTAAATTGAAGGgttaaagatttaaaattaattaagatatcttgattacgattcaaaaatagttgaagggtactaaaacccctcaactataaaattaaaaaattatatttacaaatctACTTTACAagaaataagatatatatatatatatatatatatatatatatatatatatacacttaaaatataattgactATTGCAGTAATAATATCCCATGAAAACATTGTAGTATTTATAACAACTAGATCTTTTTTGCAAGCGTTATGCGCGGATccagatattttaaaattattttttggtcaaaaaatctAGTTGTGATAAATAGTGCAAGATTTTCATGGAAAGTATTACTGCAATAGTCAATTACATTTTAGGTATGTTTATACTTTAACAAAAAGTCAAACGAACACAAAGCACAAAAGGTCGAGATCAACAATGTCGTAAATAGGTCCCACAAGCTAATTAAAGAGGATTCGTTACGCACTTTCATGAGATGTGATTACGTGCCACTCATCAACAGCTCCATTGTACCCTCCACTATTATTTGCTGACTCGTATTTCTGTTTTCATATGGTCATATTTCCATACTGAGATTTCTATTCAAATGTATTTTCGAAGTATTTTAGTAACACAAAGATAAATACTCCATGATAAAAGAATTTTTTACTCTTTAAGACACTTTTTATCTTTCAAATTACACAATAGGTCACTTGTTGCTGGAGACACACTTTCTCTTTGTGCAATGTCCTATATGTCCTCAATCTAACTACGCTCTCTCCTAACCACAACCCTTCATAACTAAGCTGTCACTTTcccttctttaaaaaaaaaacgattgatcagtttctgatttttgagttttcaaAAACCAATCTATATTCTCCTCCAACTTTACTTTTTCAGATTCAGATTTACTTTCCCCAATCTATATTAATGATATAGGTGTGAAGATCTTTTTCCTTTCCACAATCTATGTGTTGATGGGCTGTCCACTTTCTTATGTTGTATGGTACAGGCCTCTCTACCGATCCATGAGATGATGCTCCTTTTAACTAGTTTTTATTTCGATGGTTTTATTACAATTGAATATTAAACAAGACTAAGAATGTGTTGGATGGTTTTGATGATGAAGTTGTGGAAGAAAAGGGTGGTAAAGATGGTGAGCTTTTGGCTGATGCGATCGAGTGATGCAGAGATGGACACAAAAATGGATatgcttgatggtgaagatgtGGTTGCCGATGATGATGATAGTTACCATCAAACGCCCTAAGTtattctctaaatatttttcttcacTAGTTTCCGTAGATCCGATCTTCTTTTTGTATAATCCTGCAATGATTGCTAATCAATTTT of the Brassica rapa cultivar Chiifu-401-42 chromosome A03, CAAS_Brap_v3.01, whole genome shotgun sequence genome contains:
- the LOC103862301 gene encoding uncharacterized protein LOC103862301 isoform X2; protein product: MLGSSEWSSGCESGWTLYLDHSVSSFPSSSCFRDINGFENRRRSKDSWSQNYVHQEEDEEEDLSMMSDASSGPRNVCEEDSVKKLNSVGPKKQNKSEKKRRDYEKMNSVLDDTASSHMLQKSVGGNKIEQTFPESTLDYSQGFSATHIQDKAAFQEQYGYLQMETRY
- the LOC103862302 gene encoding protein SHORT HYPOCOTYL IN WHITE LIGHT 1, whose protein sequence is MPLSASISSPSSLALLSARSRSPLSFFISTPKTLIISRTPDPPCTSLFASRRPRDFINGRRDGFVDGDRSWNRKIRPEYGIDEDYEEDEDEEEEEEEEEDRSLDLLLRFVENVFRKVSKRARKAVRSVLPVSISTKLVGFSVNGVLILAFLWILKAFLEVACTLGTIVFTSILFIRGLWAGVAYVQESRNNRINDLADDPRAWNGVQPAS
- the LOC103862301 gene encoding uncharacterized protein LOC103862301 isoform X1: MLGSSEWSSGCESGWTLYLDHSVSSFPSSSCFRDINGFENRRRSKDSWSQNYVHQEEDEEEDLSMMSDASSGPRNVCEEDSVKKLNSVGPKKQNKSEKKRRDYEKMNSVLDDTASSHMLQKSVGGNKIEQTFPESTLDYSQGFSATHIQVTPSLFSALSEILLSTRDLSQETHYVCLFINK